The Argopecten irradians isolate NY chromosome 4, Ai_NY, whole genome shotgun sequence genome has a window encoding:
- the LOC138322426 gene encoding uncharacterized protein produces MATNAVLRCLLIIASLLVAVLGLSPPLSEKALNSLDKDVRYAILHSKVHHQHQHSTKTSFKSMYVGLGGRIYSTPQIFSQTINVDATQGVSYAILQKAATIVSKMVQYMPSDVFSRIANSHGVGIFSAAEGATAFPENANLADTPQCHGICSGSCAHTCTTDGRKYSTIAGITNSRSVALSTNVGCQPGDPQAGQENILVHEFGHLVLIYAPTSYRNQLITAYNYASTHSVWYPGYELSNKDEYWAEATASFFNVITRDDGPAGGMNKCEFTHICTSETENRAWLKKHDPWLFNVLSEVYTNNHPEYPSGLRICM; encoded by the exons ATGGCTACCAATGCTGTATTGAGGTGTCTACTGATTATAGCCAGCCTTTTAGTAG ccGTTCTTGGCCTTTCACCTCCCTTATCCGAGAAAGCACTAAA TTCGTTGGATAAAGACGTTCGCTATGCTATACTCCATTCGAAAGTCCACCACCAACATCAACACTCAACAAAGACGTCGTTTAAGAGTATGTACGTCGGCTTAGGTGGAAGAATATACTCCACACCACAGATATTCTCTCAGACCATCAACGTAGATGCCACACAGGGCGTTTCTTACGCCATTTTACAAAAG GCAGCCACTATTGTTTCTAAGATGGTGCAGTACATGCCTTCGGATGTATTCTCTAGAATAGCAAACAGTCATGGCGTAGGAATATTCTCAGCTGCTGAGGGCGCCACTGCATTTCCGGAGAATGCAAATCTAGCTGACACTCCTCAGTGCCATG GCATATGCAGCGGATCTTGCGCTCACACGTGCACTACCGACGGACGTAAATATTCTACCATCGCCGGGATTACCAACTCTCGATCCGTGGCCCTTTCTACAAATGTCGGTTGTCAGCCTGGTGACCCTCAGGCCGGACAGGAAAACATCCTTGTGCACGAGTTTGGACACCTGGTTCTAATCTATGCGCCAACATCCTACAGAAATCAG CTCATCACTGCTTATAACTACGCATCCACGCACAGTGTATGGTACCCTGGATACGAGCTTAGCAACAAGGACGAGTACTGGGCTGAGGCTACTGCTTCTTTCTTCAATGTCATCACAAGGGATGATGGGCCAGCAGGAGGGATGAACAA GTGTGAGTTTACCCATATCTGTACTTCGGAGACAGAGAACAGAGCCTGGCTTAAGAAGCATGATCCATGGCTGTTCAACGTTCTTAGTGAAGTCTACACTAATAATCACCCCGAGTACCCCAGTGGACTACGCATATGTATGTAA